TAATTCGTTATTAGATGGGATCATAGAGAATATTCCGGCTCCGGAAGGAAATATAAATTCACCGGCAAAAGCTCTTATCTTTGATTCCTATTTCGATATTTATCGTGGTGTTATCATCCTCATCAGAATTATTGACGGTAAATTCAAAAAAGGAGATGAAATAAAACTGTTCTCCACCAAAAAAGAATATGATATCGATGAGATCGGCTATCTTGGTTTGAAACTCGAACCCACTCAAGAGCTAACAGCAGGAGAAGTCGGATATATCATTGCTAATATCAAAGAAGTATCAGATGCAAGAGTTGGAGATACGATCACAACCAAAATTGATGGCTGCAAGGAAGCTTTACCAGGATTTGAAGAACCAAAACCAATGGTTTACAGCGGAATTTTCCCATTAGATAAAGAAGATCATGAAAATCTTCGTGAAAGTCTGGGGAAATTGAAACTTAATGATTCCGCACTTTTTTATGAACCGGAAAGTTCCCTGGCTCTTGGTTTCGGTTTCAGATGTGGATTTCTGGGAATGCTGCATCTGGAGATCGTCAAAGAAAGATTATTGAGAGAATACAATGTCCCGATCATTGCTACGACTCCCAGTGTAAAATTTATCATTAACCTTACAGATGGAACTCAGAAAACGATCTATAATCCTGTTGATATGCCTGATCCTGTTATCATCGAAACTATTGAAGAACCGATTATGGATGTCGAGATAATCGTGCCGACTGAATTTATCGGGAATATTATGAAACTGGCTCAGGAAAGAAGGGGAATCCAGAAAGATATGCAGTATATAGATGAAAAGAGAGCTTCTATCCATTACGAGATCCCACTCATCGAAATAATTTTTGATTTTTATGATAAATTAAAATCAGTTAGCCGGGGTTATGCATCTCTCGATTATTCATTCAAAGAATACAGGATTTCCAATGTAGTTAAAGTAGATATCCTGATCAATAGTGAAAAAGTCGATGCTATGTCATTCATCTGTCATGAAGAAAAAGCATATAACTGGGGAAAAAGTGTAACAGAAAAACTAAAGGATGTCATCCCGAGACAGCTATTTAAAATTGCACTTCAAGCCAGCATCGGTTCAAAAATAGTTGCCAGAAGCACGATCAATGCTTTACGGAAAAATGTTACAGCAAAATGTTACGGTGGAGATATTACCCGTAAAAGAAAACTGTTGGAAAAACAGAAGGATGGAAAAAAACGAATGAAAGAAATCGGTTCTGTATCTGTTCCCCAAGAAGCTTTTTTAGAAGTTTTAAAAGCTAATAGAGGATAAATAGAGTTTTTTTTGATTTGAAAGTTACTGTATTTTTTTATTTTTTATCCCAATTGGAATTGTCTGTCTGAAAAAAAACTTGCCTAGATTTTTATAGATTTCTTTTTTTGTTATATAGAGTGGAAAAAAAATATCGAAGATATGGTCAGAAATCGTTAATGTCGTAAATCAGGTTTTTTGAAAAGTTAATGTCGCAATTGAGGAATTTTTATTGATGTGTTAAACCAACTAAAAATGGAAAAATTAAAAGGAGAAAAACCATGAAAAAAACGAATCCGTTTTTTATCGTATCGATCGCAATATTTATTATTGCATTTTCCGCAGCAAATGCTGCCACTTACACTGTAATCAACACAAATGACAGTGGAGCAGGTTCATTAAGAGAAGCAATTATCCAGGCAAACGGAAATCCGGGATTAGACAATATCGATTTTGCTATTCCCTTAGCTGATCCAAATTACAGCAACTGGACAGGAACAGGTGATTTCTGGTGGAAGATCACTTTAGCCAGTAATTTGCCCGATATAACCGAAGATCTCGATATCGACGGTCTTTCCCAATCGACTAATATCGCAGATTCAAATCCGGGAGTTGTAGGTACCGGAGGAACTGTTGGTGTAGATGCAATTGCACTTCCTCAATATGAGAAATTGGAAATCGAGATCGATGGAAATGATTTAACTGAACCGATTAGAATTGCCGGAGATGCCAGCAATGTTCTAATTGAAGGAATTTGCATTTTTAATTCCGGAGGAGACGCTATCTTAACAAGAGGTGGAACCGGAACCGGATATGAAATCAGGAAATGCTTTATCGGCGTTCGGGCTGACGGCAGCGAACCTGCAGCTGGATTCAAAAATGAAAGTGCAGGAGTTAGAGCCAATTGGAGTGCTGGTATGTCCTCCAATATAACAACTGTTGACGAGTGTTATATTGGATATAATGGACATAGTGGTGTCATAGGCAGTAGAAATGATGAGGATAATCCTACACCTCCTTATATAGGAGCAACGATAATTGCTGAATACAATGAAGTCTTTGAAAACGGTTGGAATTCAGATTCTCAGGACGGAATCGATGGAAATGGAGCCGACAATATTATCCGTTACAATTTATGTTATGATAATAAATCCTTAATTAATAATGCCGGCTCCGGAGGTGGAATTGAAATCGGAGGATATTCCGATCTTGATAATCTTTCCAATAATATTGTTGAAAACAATACCTGCTATGGAAATCAGAATCATGGAATTGTTCTGATGAGAAGACCAACCGGAGATGAGGTTATCAAGAATGTTGTTTACGGAAACTATGGACCGGGAATTTTAGTAACGAATCGACACTATTTTGATCCTGTATTTCTGGTGCATACTTATACCAGATATGATAAAATCACTCAAAATTCTACTTATGATAATGTTGGATTAGGGATCGACTTATGTCATGTGGAATGGGATGATTATTTAAATGGAGACGAAGTAACTTTTAATAATGACATTAAAATCGACATTAATGCTAACGAAGATATGGATTTCCCGGTCATCACAGAAGCTCTTCTAACTGGTAATTCTTTAAGCCTGACAGGTTATATCGGAACAGCTCCGGATCAGGTTTTGTTTGCTGATTCAAGAGTTGAATTTTTCATCTCCAGTTTTGACGGTGTGATAGATCCAAATCCAGGTGTATCAAATGATGTTTATCCTTATCATGGAGAAGGAAAAACATATCTTGGTTTTTTAACTTCTGATGCAAACGGAAATTTTGCTGGGAACCTTGATGTTACAGGTTTTGGATTAGGAGTTGGAGACTGGATAACATCAACGGCAACTGATCCTGCTTTCAATACTTCCGAATTTGGTGAAAACAAAGAAATCGATATTCCTAGTCCCGTCGTTCTTTCATCTTTTACAGCTGACTATACCGATGGTTCTCCCAATATCATCTGGTCAACTCAAAGCGAAACCAATAATATCGGTTGGAACATTTACCGTGGAGAAGATGATGAAGATTTCCAAAATGACCTTGTTATCAGGATCAACAACCTGATGATACCAGGCTCTGGAACTACTTCTACCCCAACAGATTACAACTATCAGGATAATTATGATGTTATCGAGAATAACACTTACTGGTATTGGTTGGAAAGTAGATCAAATTCGGGTCAAACCACAATTTACGGACCAATCCCATTGACAATTCCTGATTCAGAAAATGAGGATTTCTTCCCTAATACTTTATTACATAGTAATTTCCCGAATCCATTAACGAAAACTAATAATTTTA
The sequence above is drawn from the Candidatus Cloacimonadota bacterium genome and encodes:
- a CDS encoding elongation factor 4, with the protein product ALLLVDASQGIEAQTMSNLYLAMENDLEIIPVINKIDLIKADVEGTKHEIIENLGTDESLIYQVSARDGIGINSLLDGIIENIPAPEGNINSPAKALIFDSYFDIYRGVIILIRIIDGKFKKGDEIKLFSTKKEYDIDEIGYLGLKLEPTQELTAGEVGYIIANIKEVSDARVGDTITTKIDGCKEALPGFEEPKPMVYSGIFPLDKEDHENLRESLGKLKLNDSALFYEPESSLALGFGFRCGFLGMLHLEIVKERLLREYNVPIIATTPSVKFIINLTDGTQKTIYNPVDMPDPVIIETIEEPIMDVEIIVPTEFIGNIMKLAQERRGIQKDMQYIDEKRASIHYEIPLIEIIFDFYDKLKSVSRGYASLDYSFKEYRISNVVKVDILINSEKVDAMSFICHEEKAYNWGKSVTEKLKDVIPRQLFKIALQASIGSKIVARSTINALRKNVTAKCYGGDITRKRKLLEKQKDGKKRMKEIGSVSVPQEAFLEVLKANRG
- a CDS encoding T9SS type A sorting domain-containing protein — encoded protein: MKKTNPFFIVSIAIFIIAFSAANAATYTVINTNDSGAGSLREAIIQANGNPGLDNIDFAIPLADPNYSNWTGTGDFWWKITLASNLPDITEDLDIDGLSQSTNIADSNPGVVGTGGTVGVDAIALPQYEKLEIEIDGNDLTEPIRIAGDASNVLIEGICIFNSGGDAILTRGGTGTGYEIRKCFIGVRADGSEPAAGFKNESAGVRANWSAGMSSNITTVDECYIGYNGHSGVIGSRNDEDNPTPPYIGATIIAEYNEVFENGWNSDSQDGIDGNGADNIIRYNLCYDNKSLINNAGSGGGIEIGGYSDLDNLSNNIVENNTCYGNQNHGIVLMRRPTGDEVIKNVVYGNYGPGILVTNRHYFDPVFLVHTYTRYDKITQNSTYDNVGLGIDLCHVEWDDYLNGDEVTFNNDIKIDINANEDMDFPVITEALLTGNSLSLTGYIGTAPDQVLFADSRVEFFISSFDGVIDPNPGVSNDVYPYHGEGKTYLGFLTSDANGNFAGNLDVTGFGLGVGDWITSTATDPAFNTSEFGENKEIDIPSPVVLSSFTADYTDGSPNIIWSTQSETNNIGWNIYRGEDDEDFQNDLVIRINNLMIPGSGTTSTPTDYNYQDNYDVIENNTYWYWLESRSNSGQTTIYGPIPLTIPDSENEDFFPNTLLHSNFPNPLTKTNNFTTTIGFEIKEGETAKLSIFNAKGQLIETRSFTSGIYNEVWEASTYSSGIYFYRLESKSYLKTKRMLLIK